From Amaranthus tricolor cultivar Red isolate AtriRed21 chromosome 4, ASM2621246v1, whole genome shotgun sequence:
AGTTTTGGCATGTTGGGGGATATTATTATTGCCGAACCTAATGCCTACATTGCATTTTCGGGTAAAAGAGTAATTGAACAAACATTGAATAAGACAGTACCTGAAGGTTCACAAGCAGCCGAATTTTTATTCCATAAAGGTTTATTTGATCCAATCGTACCACGTAATCTTTTAAAAGGCGTTCTAAGTGAGTTATTTCAACTGCATGCTTTTTTTCCTTTGAATCAAAATAAAGTCGCGGATTAAAGTTTAAagtcaattattttatttgtgtcaaaaagtattttttttttattggaatCTATCGgaataaaaggaaaaaccagAAATTAAGGATGGGGTTTTTTCGTTGGCGATATCctaatttttgaataaaaaaacaaagactTCAAAAATAGCTTTTTTAGATCTTTCAATATTTTTTGTGAATCTTTATTAACAATACCCCTTGGATCAAACTATAACGAATCCtttgtaaatttaatttataagaaaTCGTGTATTTTCTTGTAGTAGaagcaaaataaagaaaaaaaagatgacGAATACTAAAGTAAAGTTGATtatcatatattatatgtaGAAAGTGAATTTCTTTTGTAGTTCTACATTCCTTGTACTTCTTAATATACTATGTACTTCTTAATAtactatattaattatattaattttatagaattagaattctaattaatttattaatataataacaatagcataataacaacaaaaaatataacaaacagGTACAATTACAATACAATTATAGTAAATCGAGGTAATAACTATGAACTTTCCCTCTATTTTTGTGCCTTTAGTAGGCCTAGTATTTCCGGCAATTGCAATGgcgtctttatttatttatgttcaaaaaaataagattgTTTAGATTTTCGGGTTCAAATCTCATTTTTCAAGACTTAGACTTGAATCATAACATAGATATCTATTTAGTGGAATGGTATACCACGCGATTTCTTATGAACATAAACGAATGAACATAAACGAAAGAACCCTTACTTTAAATGTATGTGGAAAGATGACGACATAGGAGtacatgttatttttttgatctaactaaaaaggaaaatagaaataaatattTACGTAGGATATTTAAATAGAAAGTGAAACACATCCGACATCAGAATAGGACTAGTTGATGAGAGTTACCTCGGAAACAAGACAGAGTAAGGAAAGTACAATTCATTTGAggtatttttcaattcaaattaaatgtaaCCAAATCTAGTATGAATTGGCGCTCAGAACGTATATGGATAGAACTTATAACGGGATCTCGAAAAATAAGTAATTTCTCTTGGGCCTTTATCCTTTTTTTAGGTTCATTAGGATTCGTATTGGTTGGAATTTCCAGCTATCTTGGTAGGAATTTGCTATCTTTATTTCCCACCCagcaaattcttttttttccacAAGGAATTGTGATGTCTTTCTATGGGATCGCGGGCCTCTTTATTAGCTCTTATTTGTGGTGTACAATTTCGTGGAATGTAGGTAGTGGTTATGATCTTTTCGATAAAAAAGAAGGAATAGTATGTATTTTTCGTTGGGGATTCCCTGGAAAAAATCGTCGCATCCTTTTCCGATATCTTATAAAGAATATCCAATCTATTAGAATAGAACTTAAAGAGGGTATTTCTACTCGTCGTGTTCTTTATCTGGAAATTAGAGGCCAGGGAGCCATTCCTTTGACGCGTACTGATGAAAATATGACTCCACGAGAAATTGAACAAAAAGCTGCTGAATTGGCCTCTTTTTTGCGTGTACCAATTGAAGtattttgaaaaagaaagcGATTCTGCCACGTATTCATGGACAGGCAGGAATTGCTTTGCTTTCACTTTTCGCAATTTCAATAGCCGTAAacactctttttttttcttcagtgGACTCTTTTTTCTATTTCTGTATTCTTTCGCGAGTCAAGGACTAATTAGCACTATCAAATCacaaaaaaacaaagaagaGATTCATGGATTCGATACATTGGAATAGAATTCatgtttgagaaaaatattagaTCGCAGAACGTCGACGAACGCGACAGGTTCATTAACAATTTatagatgaaaaataaaatggaaaaaaagaaaatatttattccTTTTCTATATCTTATATCTATAGTATTTTTACCCTGGTGGATCTCTTTATCATTTCAAAAAAGTCTGGAATCTTGGGTTACTAATTGGTGGAATACTAAGCAATCAGAAACTTTTTTGAACgatattcaagaaaataatcTTCTAGAAAAATTCATCGAATTAGAGGAGCTCCACTTGTTGGACGAAATGATAAAGGAATACCCGGAAACACATCTACAAAAGCTTCGTATAGGAATTCACAATGAAACTATTCAATTGATCAAAATGCACAATGCGGATTGTATCCACATGATTTTGCACTTCTCGACAAATTTAATCTGTTTCCTTATTCTAAGCGGTTATTCTGTTCTGGGAAATAAAGAACTTATTCTTCTTAACTCTTGGGTTCAGGAATTCCTATATAACTTAAGCGACACAATAAAAGCCTTTTCGATTCTTTTATTAACTGATTTATGTATCGGATTTCATTCGCCCCATGGTTGGGAACTAATGATTGGCTCTATCTACAAAGATTTTGGATTTGCCCATAATGATCAAATTATATCTAGTCTTGTTTCTACGTTTCCAGTTATTCTAGATACAATCTTGAAATATTGGATTTTCCGTTATTTAAATCGTGTATCCCCATCACTTGTAGTGATTTATCATTCAATGAATGACTGAAAAGACGAAAAAGGGGTATACGGATATAAATCAAATTCGAATTTTGAACGCGATGTTTGTTACTTTGTACATAATCACAGCATTACAAAATTGACTTCCTCTTTCTATTTATACCCATCTAAGACGGGAAGTTTCTCCCATATTCCAGTAATAAACTATTCTTTCAGTAAATTTAGTTTTCACTTAAAGTAAATAACAGAATCGGGGATAGGGAACTATACTAGCAACCTACCCAATTTATTGTAGAAATTTTCGGAATCAATAATTGGACCATGCAAACTATAAATACCTTTTCTTGGATAAAAGAACAGATTACTCGATCCATTTGCATATCGCTCGTGTTATATATAATAACTCGATCCTCCATTTCGAATGCATATCCCATTTTCGCACAGCAAGGTTATGAAAATCCACGAGAAGCAACTGGACGTATTGTATGTGCCAATTGCCATTTAGCTAATAAGCCCGTGGATATTGAAGTTCCACAAGCGGTCCTTCCAGATACTGTATTTGAAGCGGTTGTTCGAATTCCTTATGATATGCAATTAAAACAAGTTCTTGCTAACGGCAAAAAGGGGGGGTTGAATGTGGGGGCTGTTCTTATTTTACCTGAGGGATTTGAATTAGCCCCACCCAATCGTATTTCTCCAGAGATGAAAGAAAAGATAGGCAATCTTTCTTTTCAGAGCTATCGCcccaataaacaaaatattctTGTAATAGGTCCCGTTCCTGGGAAAAAATATAGTGAAATTACCTTTCCTATTCTTTCCCCGGATCCTGCCACTAAGAAAGATGTTCACTTCTTAAAATATCCCATATATATAGGTGGTAACAGAGGAAGGGGCTAGATTTATCCTGACGGAAGCAAGAGTAATAATACAGTTTATAATGCCACAGCAGCAGGTATAGTAAAGAAAATTGTACGAAAAGAAAAGGGCGGATACGAAATAAGCATAGCAGATGCCTCGGATGGACGTGAAGTGGTTGATATTATCCCTCCAGGACCAGAGCTTCTTGTTTCAGAGGGTGAATCTATCAAACTTGATCAACCATTAACAAGTAATCCTAATGTGGGTGGATTTGGTCAGGGAGATGCCGAAATAGTACTTCAAGACCCACTGCGCGTACAAGGTCTTTTGTTCTTCTTTGCATCTGTTATTTTGGCACAAATCTTTTTGGTTCTTAAAAAGAAACAGTTCGAGAAGGTTCAATTGTCCGAAATGAATTTCTAGATTCGTGGATTTATCAATATCAAACTTGTAACaagaacaaaattaacaattatttGACAATATTGGAcgatcaataaataaaaaaattatgagaaggttctttttgtttgtttatactTTTCTTCTACATCTACCAGAAGTTTGGAATTACTTGATACTAGATTATTACTTTTAATATATAGAAGATTGCGAAGACGACTATTCTACTTTTTCACCTTTTCCAATCGAAATTTGGATATTATCATATGATATTTTGGGTATTTCAATATAATAAAGTGTATCAAAAGTCTTCTATTTGAGAATCAAATTCGGCTGGATACTAGACTAAGCGGGGAATAtaacgaaaagaaaaatgaggGGAACAAATGATTCTAGATAGGATTCTTTGCCTTCCCGGTCTTCGACACACGACAAGGAATTTTACAATACTTGTCGTGTGTCGAAAGAAACGTTAATGAGTCTTGATTCCCTTTGTCTTAGTCGGAATTTTTAGTCTTTCGCGAGATTGAActctttttcttattattacaCGTAACACGTATTAAGGAGTGGACAAACTGAAAAAGTGAGAGGGAAATATATTGAACAAATGGAACTTCTTGCATTCTatttaatctagaaaaatctagattCTATTGTATCATTCAGTAAATCAAATGATTTCTTTTTTCTAACAATTTAGGAACGATCAATAAGTACTGTGGAGGAATATATGTTCGAAATGActaaataaattttccaaaaatattgAAAGGGGGctctttttttcatttatacgAAAAATTTTGACTAAAAAgttatgataattaaaaaaagaatttaatgGGACCTCCCCCTTCTTTGTTTGTCTAATTCGAGGGGAAAAGGAAGGTCCCGTTAAGTTCTTATACTTTCATATCTATGCCTCGGTTCATGCAATTACTACAGCGATGAGCCTAATCCAGAATAtgaaccataaaagaaaatacctAGTAAACCGATCACAACAATACCAGCTACAGTACCTATTATCCAAAGAGGAATCCTTCCAGTAGTATCGGCCATTTACCCCACTTCCCTCCACATTTCATCAAGTAGTCGTGCTTAGAGACATAAACAGTCATGGATAATTATGAAATGAGGTCCTTCCGAATGGGATAAGAGCATTCCTATTCTATATATTTCGTtccttctttttatttatttttatttaattgaaaaaataattagaaaataaaacagCAAGTACAAAAATGAGTAATAGCCCCCAATAAAGACTGGTACGATTCAATTCAACATTTTGTTCATTCGGGTTTGATTGTGTCGTAGCTCTATAATTCGGATTCGGTTTTGTTTATCGTTGGATGAACTGCATTGCGGATATTGACCCCAAAAAAGAAACGGTAGGTACAGCCAGTCCGTGAACAGCCAGCCATCGCACGGTAAAAATTGGATAGGTTCGATCTATGGTCATTGGGCCTCCTAAAAGGATCTACTAAATTCATCAAGTTGTTCCAAAGAGTCAAAACGGCCAGTTATTAATGGAATTCCTTGTCGGCTCTCTGTGAAATATTCGTTTGGCCGGGGGCTTCCAAACACATCGTAAGCTAAACCTGTGCTGACGAATAACCAACCCGCAATGAATAGGGAAGGTATAGTAATGCTATGAATAACCCAGTATCGAATACTGGTAATAATATCAGCAAAAGAACGTTCTCCTGTGCTTCCAGACATGCTGAGCTCCACATATTCTTGTACAGTCAAAGGCAAATCCGTAAAAGATGAAATTAGTAAATTTCCTTTTACTTTTGACTTTACGTAAAAACGTAAAGATCTTGTAGGATTACCAATATAGTACCAAAGGTGTCTTTAGAGTATACCGAATCAGTATAGCTATCCTTCTTCTGACACAGCAAGGCGATTTcagttaatatttaaatgaagTACGAGagaatttctttgtttttttttgtgcaTATGGAactagttttcattttttttaattccggAAGAAGATTATCATATTCTTCCAATAACCGAGTTggaaaaaagaaagatttttttgaatgatgataatctttttcttttcattcaaaagattatttattttatctggATGAACCCAATTGTTGAGGCTAATAAgttcaattgaaaataaaaactaaaaagtgttgtgttataattataaaataaaaaacctgTTCGTTCGAAAAAAAAATCGATTTGATCCCAATAGAaatgatttttcattttattctaGAGTGATTCAAAcaaataacattttatttttgaagaaaattccatagttatatttattattattttaatattagatTAGTTTACTCAAAGGTTTTGCAAAAAATATGTTGATTGAAAATTATGAGATGCGTAGATGTCACAGATAATCAGCCGTGTCGTTTTTTTTATACCGACCTTACTTTATTTTTGTTAGTGACATCTATAATGTAATAGTTGATGAATTCAAAATATTCAATTGAACTTATTCTTTGAATTGCgatttttgcttattttttttttctaaatggaAACTTAGGTAAATGCTTTAGACACATATGTATAAAAAGAACATATTTTAGTTAGCTCCTTCATGCCTACTCTAACTAGTTATTTCGGTTTTTTACTAGCGGCTTTAACTATAACCTCCGCTCTATTTATAGGTCTAAACAAGATACGACttatttgaaattaattgaATGAACAACTCAAGGAATGTTTCTGTGGGGATTCCGCCCATGTTTCTAGTTCTTTACTGCAGCAATTGAGAATTTTTGGTTATTGAGATTCATGGGCAATTCAGATTAATATTTATGGATAGATAttacctttctttttttttttttttcaaacaaatTGAAATGATTGAAGTTTTTCTATTTGGAATTGTCTTAGGCCTAATTCCTATTACTTTGGCTGGATTATTTGTAACTGCATATTTACAATACAGACGTGGTGATCAGTTGGATCTTTgattaattaacaaattttttttgattgacCTCCTGTGGATTAAAGAAAGGAGGAGGTCAATTTTAGATTCGATTACTGTTCATTTATTTCAGTCTAATTCAATTTGACTTAACAAGAATGGAATCACGCTCTGTAGGATTTGAACCTACGACATCGGGTTTTGGAGACCCACATTCTACCGAACTGAACTAAGAGCGCTTTCTTATCAAAATAGATAAGACTGGAaagaaagggtttttttataaCTGAAAACTCTATCTACATCTTGCATGCATACATTATTTATCATATAgagtataataaataaaatgagaGATTAGGCATGTCCAATTTGAAtcaaaatttcaattaattcCTACTTACTTCTCAAAGTAAAAGTAATTAGGTAGGGATGACAGGATTTGAACCCGTGACATTTTGTACCCAAAACAAACGCGCTACCAAGCTGCGCTACATCCCTTTCAATTCAATTGGTTTTTATAGTGTAATTGTAAAACATCCTTGTCTTGTTTTCCACATTCTTATTTCTCATATAAATTCATAATTAAACTGCACTGCTATTTCCTCTTCTTTTTGGTCTTTTATCATATAAGGTATAATAAAAAGGatttgtatatttatgtatatgaaAAACCTGTtgtaaacgaaaaaaaaaagacttttcGTTTCGGGAATGCTCAGTTCAATAGGAAGGGGCATGTTactctttttcttaaaaaaaatatcttatcgACTCGAagtaaaaaagtaaaagtaCGTAGATTTTTTTTTAGGGATTTCGTGTACAAATACAAGTAGTCTTTGACTCTATACATAGGATTATAGATTAGATAtgtattacttttattttatatattaaagaaatgaaaaagGAGGATTTTCAATGCGCGATTTCAAAACATATCTTTCCGTGGCACCGGTACTAAGTACTTTATGGTTTGGGTCTTTAGCCGGTCTATTAATAGAAATCAATCGTTTTTTCCCAGATGCGTTGACATTCCCCTTTTTTTGAGTCTAGTTATTGAGACGGGTAAGGGGTTAACGAAGATTAGAGCTAGAATCAACTATCTGTGACTAATCCCTCCcctctttttatttaaaaaaaaaaactaaataggaTTAGTTGAGTAAAGAAGAAAGTGGATTCAACCTTATCAAAACTTAGGCTCTCAGGCTCGAATGGAAACGAAAATGTGGGTCTAGGATAAGCGTATTATCCAAGATACTTAAATGAAATTACTGTGATTAGAAATTCGAGTTAGCAACTTCTATTTTTGcaacttttctatttttttcttttcctttcttcaagaaaaatagaaaagttGCTTGAATTAAATATACAAAGGAGGTTCATGGCTAAGGGTAAAGATGTTCGAGTAAAAGTGATTTTGGAATGTACTGGTTGTGTTCGAAAGAGTGTTAATAAGGGATCAAGGGGCGTTTCCAGATATATTACTCAAAAGAATCGACACAATACGCCTAGTCGGTTGGAATTGCGAAAATTCTGTCCCTATTGTTACAAACATACAATTCATGGAGAGATAAAGAAATAGATCGAGCCGAACGTCTATCTATTATCCTTTCAAGTAAGGGGACAAAACATTTTTCATCTatatcatttacttttttttttaaatagaaaatggatttctaatatatttcttatttcttatagtaaatatttcatattattatattatatatatactatatattatagaaaaaaattatagaaaaaaatagaaataaacaaATCAGATCCTATTTTGGCTGGACCTAACAAaattagaattaagaaatagGATTTTCGGTATGTATAAAGAATAAACTAAACAAACTATGGATAAATCCAAGCGACCCTTTATTAAATCCAAGCGAGCTTTTCGTAGGCGTTTGCCCCCGATCCAATCGGGGGATCGAATAGATTATAGAAACATGAGTTTAATTAGTCGATTTATTAGTGAACAAGGAAAAATTTTATCTAGGCGAGTGAATAGATTGACCTTGAAACAACAACGATTAATTACTATTGCTATAAAACAAGCTCGTATTTTATCTTTGTTACCTTTTCTTAATAATGAGAAACAATTTGAAAGAACCGAGTCGACTACTAGAACTGCTAGTTTTagaaccaaaaataaataaaataatagactTATTCTTTTTCgttctatttatttaattaataattgaatcAAAGTTGGAATCTGAACTCAAGCACGGATTGCAGTTTTGTTCTAAAAAAATTGTCGAATCTAGATTTGATTGTCACGGCGtaagataatataaaaattgggaatttttttttgaatggatttggtgatttttttttatttatcatattttataAGACTAATTTCTACTCTAATACTCCCGGAGAATAAACTCCGGGGAACTTCATTTAAATCGTTTCGAGGTATTCTTCTTTCCaatcttctttttttaagatctcattaaaaatcatataaatacaATTCCTATTTAATATAGCTATTTGTGCAAGTATTTTACGATTAAGAAGCAACTTTCTCTTGTACAGATCGTGTATAAATTTACTATAATTATAGTATACCCCTCTTTCACGAATTACTGCGTTTATTCGAGTGATCCACAAATGGCGAAAATCTCTCTTTTGCCTGTCTCTATCCCGATGAGCCGAAACCAAAGCTCTTATTTTCTGTTGAGCAATGGTTCGAGTAAGTCTTGAATGAGCCCCGCGAAAGCTTGATACAAATAAACGAATTTTTCTTCTGCGTCTTCGAGCTATATATCCCCGTTTAACTCTAGTCATTGAATAATTGAAACTTTGATGAATAACTAAtcgattttttttctttaagttATTCTTTTCGCCTTCTGGTCTATTAAtaacaaaacagatttttccaatgtataaaataaaaattccaaTGGCTTTTGCTACTATAACCTTCCCAACcactatttttgttatttttctttttttcgacATTTCGTCTTGAAACgagacaaaaaaatttattaatgtataaaaaaagtaaataaaaaaatgtgaattCAAGTTAAATATAGATGATTAAAGAAATAGTGGATTCCTTCGTTTCTATGGTTACTTTTAAAACGGTGAGGTCCTCTCTATACACCGGAGCCCCTTTCCTTCATTTCCGGAATCTTATTGATAACTTGTACAGTTCAAACCTTTTGGCTCTACCCATGAATTATCCAGTAATAGGTCTTTCACAACGAGATCCACCTATACAGTAACGGTATTTAATTTTGAAGGTTTGCTGGATAGCTGACCCTGTTAGTCCGTTCTTGCAAGAATCGGAGCCGAattattttgcttttaaaataaGATTCCCTGCTAAATGGATAACGTTCGTTACCAATGGGAAATTTTTTCTTATCTTAAACCCGATTTATACCAATAGAAACCATAAATTTCATACCCAATAGAtgaatgtattattttttttttcattttagataGTGACTGGAGTTTTATACCATTCACCagtattgattattgatactggaaaaattctttcctttcatttgcttttttttgtTCCAGCTCATAATCTGAACGAGTCACACATACACCCTAGTACATGTTCCTCGACGTTGAGGGCATCCCCGAAGAGCGGGGGATTTCGTGACATTTCTGATTGGCTGTCTTGTGTTTCTAATAAGTTGTTTAATAGTTGGCATGCTGAATCATATACATAATGGGCTGGTTTAGATCAATCCTAAccgaattttttttatagttaatgGAATATTAAACACAGAATGGTAAACCGAGTAAcaagaaaaaatttcaaatgtttaaaactatttttattCCTTTTATTCGACCGCTACAAGATCAACAATTCCATGAGCTTGGGCTTCTGTTGCTGACATAAAAACATCCCTTTCCATATCTTCGGATACAACCCATAAGGGTTTGCCCGTTCTTTGTACATAAACCCTTGTGAGGGTTTCACGcaatttcaaaagttcttccgcTTCCAGGATAAATTCTCCCGTTTGGGCCTCATAAAAAGAGCTCGCGGGTTGATGAATCATTACCCTGATGATATATACCATAAAAAAGTTCTTCTATCTCGTGTAATGTGATGAATAGAAAAAATATggaattaagaataaaaaagatAGAATTGAACAACCGTACGGGCATTTTTTTCGCATTGCATACGGCTATAGAATGGAATTTACTTTCATTTTccgttgaacaaagagaaaATCTAGAATTGATTAGATCCAGATCAGTAAATTATCCAATTACCACCCTTCTTTTCGTAGGAGCTAAAAATACTATGATGGCTCCGTtgctttatatatttatttcatCTGTAGTTAAGCAATCCCAAAGTTTCTTTTTGATTccaaaaataagaaagaaaatttttttgtacTCGTTCAAACATAAATAGAGTCTTTTGTTATGAAAAAAAGTTTGTGACGCTGAAATGGACTCCTAAAGAAATCGGGAATACTCTTCATCTCATACTCCTCTTTCGATACATAATTGaaggttttgaaaataaaatagagaaaaatatcTCATATCGAATTCAAAGTGCCATGCtattattacttaaaatattaatatttgatatgGTGAAGGCatagttttcttttttctttcaaataaaaaactcaTTGGCGCCAAGCGTGAGGGAATGCTAAACGTTTAGTAATTTCTCCTCCGACCAGGATAAAAGATCCCATTGAAGCAGCTAACCCCATGCATATTGTATGTACATCTGGTCGCACAAATTGCATGGTATCATAAATAGCTACTCCGGGTATTACCCATCCGCCAGGAgaatttataaacaaatataaatccTTGGTATCATCTTCGATACTGAGATATACCATAAGACCAATAAGTTGATTCGAGATCTCGCTATCGACTTCTtggcctaaaaaaagtaatctTTCTCGATAAAGTCGGTTGATTCGGGTAAAATTCTATCCCTTAGGAACCGTACATGCACCTTTTGATGCATACGGTTCAaacaaaattgtaaaaaaaaaaatcaatgtgtaGATTCTACATCCTTTTTTTTTCATAGAGATTTTTCCAACTTATGATGAATAATCAAGAATCTCCTTTTcgatttttcaaaaaagattACTTTTTCGCAATTCCCTAATTAcccatataatatataatataaaaaaatttctataattaaaatagaataaaattctactaaaaaaaaaaagaatttactaAACTTATTGAACTTACTTTTCATTGATGTATCATATCATCGAGATTCAACTCAAATCACGATGTCATTTTCTTGTTCTTGAATGGGTCTCTTGAAATTTTTAGGTTTATGCTCTACTCCGGGTAACGATCTGCCCGATTTCGATTTGCCCATATAGAACAAATGTTTCCAATACcgcttgtttttttttgttaaaattcccCTTTTTTATTTACTTCATATCTTTTCTTTCGTCAATTTCCATATTCAACAGATTAATTATTTCATTCAAATCATTAAAGTTGAGAGCgctatttttaatttcaaatcgaAAAAATTAAGAGTTAAAGTAAATAACCTATATAATACAAGcagtaatttttaatatattcccGATTGGGATTGGGGTTTTTATAAACGGAGCCTggatactttattttattggtCCAACCGAGCCAACCATAAATTATTCTAAGTGAGAATTATTAACCTGAATCCCCCTAAAACTAAAAAACGGATCGAATTGCATTTCACGCTCCAAATTTTGGATGATTTAATCAATCTTTCTTGGGCGAAATGGAGGATATCTCAATCGGGAGAGATAATGGGGAAATCCCATATGACCCAATATATCTGACAAGTCGCACTATACGTCAACCCAAGATGCATCTTCCTCTCCAGGACTTCGAAAGGGAACTTTTGGAACACCAATAGGCattaaatgaaagaaaaaataattaagtactCTATTTCACTTTGATGTGGAAACGTAATAATTAaggttattgtttttataatatCACTCATTAATTCTATTTTCTGCATAGATTAGAAAGGTttagtttaagaaaaaattCTTACCAATATAGCCTtccaataatgaacaagtatgaAAGCATTTACTGATAGAAGATGGTATCAACTCCCCATTGCGTATTGCTACTTATCGGGTATAGAATAGATTTGTTTCTCTTTGTTCCTACAAACATAATTGTTCTATTATTACCAACCGAATAGAAGAAACATTAACCCTTGTTGCTAGATAATCGATTGAACAAAAGGGATCCATTGCATAG
This genomic window contains:
- the LOC130810769 gene encoding cytochrome b559 subunit alpha-like; its protein translation is MSRVQILSSLPNYFYFEKHLWYYIGNPTRSLRFYVKSKVKGNLLISSFTDLPLTVQEYVELSMSGSTGERSFADIITSIRYWVIHSITIPSLFIAGWLFVSTGLAYDVFGSPRPNEYFTESRQGIPLITGRFDSLEQLDEFSRSF
- the LOC130810768 gene encoding photosystem I assembly protein Ycf4-like, yielding MNWRSERIWIELITGSRKISSGYDLFDKKEGIVCIFRWGFPGKNRRILFRYLIKNIQSIRIELKEGISTRRVLYLEIRGQGAIPLTRTDENMTPREIEQKAAELASFLRVPIEVF
- the LOC130811466 gene encoding ATP-dependent Clp protease proteolytic subunit-like, which gives rise to MPIGVPKVPFRSPGEEDASWVDVYNRLYRERLLFLGQEVDSEISNQLIGLMVYLSIEDDTKDLYLFINSPGGWVIPGVAIYDTMQFVRPDVHTICMGLAASMGSFILVGGEITKRLAFPHAWRQ